In Gossypium arboreum isolate Shixiya-1 chromosome 6, ASM2569848v2, whole genome shotgun sequence, the following are encoded in one genomic region:
- the LOC108486326 gene encoding uncharacterized protein LOC108486326 isoform X2 — MATLPQIAVLGAGIFVKTQYIPRLAEISHLFCLKYIWSRSEESSRGAVEIAKQHFPGVECKWGDQGLNDIVQDSSLIGTAVVLAGQVQVDISLKLLKAAKHVIQEKPAATSIPEIETALASYKSVCTNPGQPIWAVAENYRFEPAFVESKKLVAGVGDMMNVQVIIEGSMNSSNPYFSSSWRRNFEGGFILDMGVHFIAGLRMMVGCEVTSVSAITSHIDRTLPPPDIISSNFKLENGCSGVFVMVVSSSSPKIIWRVVGSKGSVQVERGKVDGKHGYLVSLYSADGQSKSTFHPFCGVHEELKFFIHDIVQANLKGNGYEAEPRSSFVEGARDVAVLEAMLESGSKGGTLVNVKKF, encoded by the exons ATGGCTACCCTTCCACAAATCGCGGTTCTGGGGGCTGGAATATTTGTAAAAACTCAATACATCCCGAGACTCGCCGAGATCTCACATCTCTTCTGCCTCAAATATATCTGGAGCCGTTCAGAG GAATCTTCGAGAGGAGCTGTTGAGATAGCCAAACAGCATTTTCCTGGAGTGGAATGTAAATGGGGAGACCAAGGTCTAAACGACATCGTGCAGGATTCTTCTCTTATTGGTACTGCTGTCGTTTTGGCTGGCCAAGTTCAG GTAGATATCTCGCTAAAGTTGCTAAAAGCAGCAAAGCATGTCATTCAAG AGAAACCTGCAGCAACTA gtaTACCCGAGATAGAGACTGCACTGGCTAGTTACAAATCCGTTTGTACCAACCCTGGTCAACCAATTTGGGCTGTAGCTGAAAACTATCGATTTGAACCTGCTTTTGTAGAG AGCAAGAAACTAGTGGCTGGTGTTGGGGATATGATGAATGTCCAAGTTATTATTGAAGGGTCAATGAACAGTTCAAACCCTTATTTTTCTAGCTCTTGGAGGCGAAATTTTGAG GGAGGTTTTATCTTGGATATGGGAGTGCATTTTATTGCTGGCTTGAGGATG ATGGTTGGTTGTGAGGTGACCTCAGTTTCAGCCATAACCTCTCATATAGATAGAACTTTACCTCCGCCAGACATTATTTCTTCTAATTT TAAGCTGGAGAATGGATGCTCTGGAGTCTTTGTGATGGTTGTATCCTCTAGTTCACCTAAG ATAATTTGGCGAGTTGTTGGGTCAAAAGGATCTGTACAAGTTGAGCGTGGAAAAGTAGATGGAAAGCATGGTTACTTG GTTTCACTATACAGTGCAGATGGGCAAAGCAAAAGCACTTTCCATCCATTCTGTGGAGTGCACgaagaattaaaattttttatacatGACATTGTGCAAGCAAACCTGAAG GGAAATGGCTATGAAGCTGAGCCACGCAGCTCTTTTGTGGAAGGTGCCAGAGACGTTGCAGTTTTAGAGGCAATGCTTGAATCCGGATCCAAGGGTGGAACCTTGGTTAATGTGAAGAAATTTTAG
- the LOC108486326 gene encoding uncharacterized protein LOC108486326 isoform X1, with product MATLPQIAVLGAGIFVKTQYIPRLAEISHLFCLKYIWSRSEESSRGAVEIAKQHFPGVECKWGDQGLNDIVQDSSLIGTAVVLAGQVQVDISLKLLKAAKHVIQEKPAATSIPEIETALASYKSVCTNPGQPIWAVAENYRFEPAFVESKKLVAGVGDMMNVQVIIEGSMNSSNPYFSSSWRRNFEGGFILDMGVHFIAGLRMMVGCEVTSVSAITSHIDRTLPPPDIISSNFKLENGCSGVFVMVVSSSSPKIIWRVVGSKGSVQVERGKVDGKHGYLVSLYSADGQSKSTFHPFCGVHEELKFFIHDIVQANLKQGNGYEAEPRSSFVEGARDVAVLEAMLESGSKGGTLVNVKKF from the exons ATGGCTACCCTTCCACAAATCGCGGTTCTGGGGGCTGGAATATTTGTAAAAACTCAATACATCCCGAGACTCGCCGAGATCTCACATCTCTTCTGCCTCAAATATATCTGGAGCCGTTCAGAG GAATCTTCGAGAGGAGCTGTTGAGATAGCCAAACAGCATTTTCCTGGAGTGGAATGTAAATGGGGAGACCAAGGTCTAAACGACATCGTGCAGGATTCTTCTCTTATTGGTACTGCTGTCGTTTTGGCTGGCCAAGTTCAG GTAGATATCTCGCTAAAGTTGCTAAAAGCAGCAAAGCATGTCATTCAAG AGAAACCTGCAGCAACTA gtaTACCCGAGATAGAGACTGCACTGGCTAGTTACAAATCCGTTTGTACCAACCCTGGTCAACCAATTTGGGCTGTAGCTGAAAACTATCGATTTGAACCTGCTTTTGTAGAG AGCAAGAAACTAGTGGCTGGTGTTGGGGATATGATGAATGTCCAAGTTATTATTGAAGGGTCAATGAACAGTTCAAACCCTTATTTTTCTAGCTCTTGGAGGCGAAATTTTGAG GGAGGTTTTATCTTGGATATGGGAGTGCATTTTATTGCTGGCTTGAGGATG ATGGTTGGTTGTGAGGTGACCTCAGTTTCAGCCATAACCTCTCATATAGATAGAACTTTACCTCCGCCAGACATTATTTCTTCTAATTT TAAGCTGGAGAATGGATGCTCTGGAGTCTTTGTGATGGTTGTATCCTCTAGTTCACCTAAG ATAATTTGGCGAGTTGTTGGGTCAAAAGGATCTGTACAAGTTGAGCGTGGAAAAGTAGATGGAAAGCATGGTTACTTG GTTTCACTATACAGTGCAGATGGGCAAAGCAAAAGCACTTTCCATCCATTCTGTGGAGTGCACgaagaattaaaattttttatacatGACATTGTGCAAGCAAACCTGAAG CAGGGAAATGGCTATGAAGCTGAGCCACGCAGCTCTTTTGTGGAAGGTGCCAGAGACGTTGCAGTTTTAGAGGCAATGCTTGAATCCGGATCCAAGGGTGGAACCTTGGTTAATGTGAAGAAATTTTAG